In one window of Frigoriglobus tundricola DNA:
- a CDS encoding DUF1571 domain-containing protein, with product MANAPAAPSPAAKNLGELKALLATANASWKGVDTYEVMITRREINAKGDQNNELVFCQYRREPMGVFMRTISDAGKGREIVYTRQADKMYVMLGEGDNRLVRAGFLAPPISPDDPRVKEKSRYSIREAGLGRYIAVLNNTVAKLEAGRIPADAVIYDGEVKRPEYPYPLVGVTHKVRPGDEPFMPNGGVRYHFFDMKKDSPAFGLPVLVTASEAAGKELEYYLYEKFKCPAGLTDADFDPARLGKKK from the coding sequence ATGGCGAATGCTCCCGCCGCGCCAAGCCCGGCCGCGAAGAACCTGGGCGAGTTAAAGGCCCTTCTTGCGACGGCGAACGCGTCGTGGAAGGGCGTGGACACCTATGAGGTCATGATCACGCGGCGCGAGATCAACGCGAAGGGCGATCAAAACAACGAGTTGGTCTTCTGCCAGTATCGCCGCGAGCCGATGGGCGTGTTCATGCGGACGATTAGCGACGCTGGTAAGGGCCGCGAGATCGTGTACACCAGGCAGGCTGACAAGATGTACGTCATGCTGGGCGAAGGCGACAACCGGCTCGTGCGGGCCGGGTTCCTCGCACCGCCCATCAGCCCCGACGATCCGCGCGTCAAGGAAAAGTCGCGGTACAGCATCCGCGAGGCCGGACTCGGCCGCTACATTGCTGTGCTGAACAATACGGTCGCCAAACTGGAAGCCGGGCGGATCCCCGCCGATGCCGTCATTTATGACGGTGAGGTGAAACGGCCCGAGTACCCGTACCCGCTGGTCGGCGTGACACACAAGGTGCGGCCGGGCGATGAACCGTTCATGCCGAACGGCGGGGTCCGGTATCACTTCTTCGACATGAAAAAGGATTCGCCGGCGTTCGGCCTGCCGGTTCTCGTCACCGCGTCCGAGGCGGCCGGGAAGGAACTCGAGTACTACCTGTACGAGAAGTTCAAATGTCCGGCCGGGCTGACAGATGCCGACTTCGACCCGGCCAGGTTGGGAAAGAAGAAGTAA
- a CDS encoding RNA recognition motif domain-containing protein, whose amino-acid sequence MATNIYVGNLPWSTTTDDLYGMFQQYGAVTRAQVVTDRETGRSRGFGFVEMPNEAEANAAIAALNNQPMNGRPLTVNVAKPREGGGGGGGGGRGGYGGGGGGRRSGGGYGGGGGGGGGYSGGYGGGDRY is encoded by the coding sequence ATGGCTACGAACATCTACGTCGGCAACTTGCCCTGGTCCACGACGACCGACGACCTGTACGGAATGTTCCAGCAGTACGGGGCGGTGACCCGCGCTCAGGTGGTGACGGACCGGGAGACGGGCCGTTCGCGCGGGTTCGGGTTCGTCGAAATGCCCAACGAGGCGGAGGCCAATGCGGCCATCGCTGCTTTAAACAACCAGCCGATGAACGGCCGCCCGCTGACGGTGAACGTCGCCAAGCCGCGCGAGGGCGGCGGGGGCGGAGGCGGTGGAGGCCGCGGGGGATACGGTGGTGGCGGGGGCGGGCGCCGGAGCGGGGGCGGCTACGGCGGTGGCGGTGGGGGCGGTGGCGGCTACAGTGGCGGGTACGGCGGCGGTGACCGCTACTGA
- a CDS encoding response regulator codes for MVTELRPESGGPTKASGPDDQWRFSILIADDDRGTRETLGEMLRARGFRTVLAADGGEAVELVQVDLVHLVLFDMHMPRLTGLEAFAVIRQTLDRLLPAVLMTADANNDLIRQAFAAQVYSVIPKPVNGNVVLHTLERALAKVYGPRPDKPGETKPNAPQPPPPTEE; via the coding sequence ATGGTGACCGAACTCCGCCCCGAAAGCGGCGGACCGACGAAGGCGAGTGGTCCGGACGATCAGTGGCGATTTTCCATCCTGATCGCAGACGACGACCGCGGTACGCGCGAAACGCTCGGCGAGATGCTCCGCGCTCGGGGGTTTCGGACCGTTCTTGCGGCCGACGGCGGTGAGGCGGTCGAACTCGTGCAGGTGGACCTCGTTCACCTGGTGCTGTTCGACATGCACATGCCGCGGTTGACGGGGCTCGAAGCGTTCGCAGTGATCCGTCAGACACTCGACCGCCTGCTGCCGGCCGTGCTCATGACGGCGGACGCGAATAACGACCTGATTCGGCAGGCGTTCGCCGCCCAGGTGTACAGTGTGATCCCCAAGCCGGTGAACGGCAACGTGGTGTTGCACACGCTGGAGCGGGCCCTGGCGAAGGTGTACGGACCGCGGCCGGACAAACCCGGCGAAACGAAGCCGAACGCCCCGCAGCCGCCCCCGCCGACCGAAGAATGA
- the groES gene encoding co-chaperone GroES yields the protein MKIVPLNDKIVVKRLEADDKTVGGIILPDTAKEKPKQGEILAIGEGKPLDDGKRAPFQVKVGDRVLFSSYSGSEVTLDGKEFLIMTEDDILAVVD from the coding sequence TTGAAGATCGTCCCGCTGAACGACAAGATCGTCGTCAAGCGCCTCGAAGCCGACGACAAGACCGTCGGTGGCATCATCCTCCCGGACACGGCGAAGGAGAAGCCCAAGCAAGGCGAGATCCTCGCCATCGGCGAAGGCAAGCCGCTCGACGACGGCAAGCGGGCTCCGTTCCAGGTGAAGGTCGGCGACCGCGTGCTGTTCAGCAGCTACTCCGGCAGCGAGGTCACCCTCGACGGCAAGGAGTTCCTCATCATGACCGAAGACGACATCCTCGCCGTCGTGGACTGA
- the infA gene encoding translation initiation factor IF-1 gives MAKEEAIEVEGRVREALANTQFRVELDIGGEVIAHVSGKMRKNFIRIIPGDRVKVEISPYDLTRGRITFRVRGDRVS, from the coding sequence ATGGCGAAAGAAGAGGCGATTGAGGTGGAAGGCCGGGTCCGCGAAGCGCTTGCGAACACGCAGTTCCGCGTGGAGCTGGACATCGGCGGCGAGGTGATCGCTCACGTCTCGGGGAAGATGCGGAAAAACTTCATTCGCATCATTCCGGGTGACCGCGTGAAGGTGGAAATCTCTCCTTACGATCTGACGCGCGGGCGCATCACGTTCCGGGTTCGCGGTGATCGCGTCAGTTAG